The following are from one region of the Bacteroidota bacterium genome:
- the aqpZ gene encoding aquaporin Z: MKKLIAEFIGTFWLVLGGCGSAILAAGFPGGMGIGFVGVSLAFGLTVLTMAYAVGHISGGHFNPAVSVGLWLGGRFEAKDLPGYIVSQVFGGIAGAAVLYLIASGQEGWATNGFASNGYGDHSPGQYGMVACLVTEIVMTFMFLMIILGATQSTAPGGFAGMAIGLGLTLVHLISIPVTNTSVNPARSTAAAIFEGGWAVEQLWLFWLAPIIGAALAGLVHKYVLDGTGINVDGRAKNKRG; encoded by the coding sequence ATGAAAAAGTTAATTGCAGAGTTTATTGGGACATTTTGGCTCGTCCTCGGCGGATGCGGGAGTGCAATTCTGGCCGCTGGTTTTCCGGGCGGAATGGGAATCGGATTCGTCGGCGTTTCATTGGCTTTCGGCTTGACAGTCCTCACAATGGCCTACGCGGTCGGGCATATTTCCGGCGGACATTTCAACCCGGCGGTTTCGGTCGGCCTATGGCTCGGTGGGAGGTTTGAAGCCAAGGATTTGCCAGGATACATTGTTTCTCAAGTATTTGGAGGCATAGCTGGCGCAGCGGTTTTGTACTTGATTGCCAGCGGACAAGAAGGCTGGGCGACGAATGGGTTTGCTTCGAATGGTTACGGCGACCATTCTCCAGGGCAATACGGCATGGTGGCTTGCCTCGTGACCGAGATTGTCATGACCTTCATGTTCCTCATGATCATTTTGGGCGCCACGCAATCGACCGCTCCCGGCGGATTTGCTGGCATGGCCATTGGTCTCGGCCTCACTTTGGTTCACTTGATCAGCATTCCGGTAACGAATACGTCGGTGAATCCGGCAAGAAGTACGGCTGCTGCGATCTTTGAAGGCGGTTGGGCCGTCGAGCAGCTATGGCTGTTTTGGCTCGCGCCCATCATCGGAGCCGCTTTGGCAGGATTGGTGCACAAGTACGTCTTGGACGGAACTGGCATCAATGTCGATGGCCGGGCAAAAAACAAGCGCGGCTGA
- a CDS encoding S8 family peptidase, protein MKTKWNWLLTLLFCGFFLPAFSQGGTDKYWVMFTDKGDVSGLEPTDFLAQRSIDRRLRQGLNVQFSDFPVNRQYIYGVGAAGATLLHPSKWLNATSVRMDEATAASVASLPYVKAVKRIPKVVLDLDEVPAVNAREGYSAGFSHTQTAMIGLDKLHKNGYNGHGILISMMDNGFRDADKNPYLSHLINSDRLVATWDFVNNEENVFNQGDHGQFTLSILAGWGESSSDSSFWFAGSAHGASFILCHTESDASETHQEEDNWVAAMEFADSIGADLFSTSLGYRTLDFDSYTYDDLDGNTAIITIAADLAASKGIVVFNSAGNDGAGKMLAPSDGDSVISVGAVNGSEVIAGFSSQGPSFDGRIKPDISAMGEGCSYIRSSGTLSQGNGTSFSCPVAAGMGACLLQSAPNTPNMVLYDAIIRSADRYESPDTFYGYGIPDVAVAYKLLTGSDLPAVASSIWMGGDSIAIYPNPATDHFSVAFDNGTQAYAATFELADASGRIVWKRVIEVAPFYNVMHFTREDDFAFLPSGNYVLRILDADREVKHSSKLRIYTAR, encoded by the coding sequence ATGAAAACAAAGTGGAATTGGTTGTTGACTTTGCTCTTTTGCGGTTTTTTCCTGCCTGCTTTTTCTCAAGGTGGAACGGATAAATATTGGGTGATGTTCACCGACAAGGGCGATGTCTCCGGCCTCGAACCGACGGATTTTTTGGCGCAACGCTCGATTGACCGCCGCCTTCGTCAGGGGTTGAATGTTCAATTCAGCGACTTCCCGGTGAATCGACAGTATATATATGGTGTGGGTGCCGCGGGTGCTACGTTGCTGCATCCCTCGAAGTGGTTGAATGCAACATCTGTACGGATGGACGAAGCAACAGCCGCTTCGGTCGCCTCATTGCCCTATGTGAAAGCAGTCAAGCGCATTCCGAAGGTCGTTTTGGATCTCGACGAAGTTCCAGCTGTCAACGCCCGTGAAGGTTATTCGGCGGGGTTCTCGCATACGCAGACAGCCATGATCGGCCTCGACAAATTGCACAAAAACGGGTACAACGGCCACGGAATCCTCATTTCCATGATGGACAACGGGTTTCGCGATGCCGACAAAAACCCCTATCTCAGCCACCTCATCAACAGTGACCGCCTCGTCGCAACATGGGACTTTGTCAACAACGAGGAAAATGTATTCAACCAAGGCGACCACGGGCAATTTACACTGAGTATTTTGGCAGGATGGGGCGAATCGAGTTCCGATTCATCCTTCTGGTTTGCGGGCTCGGCCCACGGGGCCTCCTTCATTCTCTGTCATACGGAATCCGACGCTTCAGAAACCCATCAAGAGGAAGACAATTGGGTCGCTGCGATGGAATTTGCGGATTCGATCGGGGCGGATTTGTTTTCTACCTCTCTGGGATACAGAACCTTGGATTTTGACAGTTATACCTACGACGACCTGGACGGCAACACCGCGATCATCACGATCGCCGCGGATTTGGCGGCAAGCAAGGGTATCGTGGTATTCAACAGTGCTGGCAATGACGGGGCTGGCAAAATGCTAGCGCCCTCCGACGGCGACAGTGTGATTTCGGTGGGGGCAGTGAATGGCAGCGAAGTGATCGCAGGTTTCAGTTCGCAGGGACCGAGTTTTGACGGGCGCATCAAGCCCGACATTTCGGCGATGGGAGAGGGCTGCAGCTACATTCGCAGCAGCGGAACGCTTTCGCAGGGAAATGGTACAAGTTTCAGTTGCCCCGTTGCAGCCGGCATGGGGGCCTGCTTGCTGCAAAGTGCCCCCAATACGCCAAACATGGTCCTTTACGATGCCATCATCCGATCGGCAGACCGTTATGAAAGTCCGGATACATTTTATGGATATGGGATTCCCGATGTTGCCGTGGCCTACAAGCTCCTGACAGGGAGTGATTTGCCAGCCGTAGCCTCCTCGATTTGGATGGGGGGCGATAGCATTGCGATTTATCCCAATCCGGCGACGGATCATTTCAGTGTCGCATTTGACAATGGGACTCAAGCCTATGCTGCGACCTTCGAATTGGCTGATGCTAGCGGGCGGATCGTTTGGAAGCGGGTGATAGAAGTCGCGCCGTTTTACAATGTGATGCATTTTACGCGGGAGGATGATTTTGCCTTCTTGCCGAGTGGCAACTATGTTTTGAGAATTTTGGATGCCGACCGGGAGGTCAAGCATTCCTCCAAATTGCGCATATACACTGCACGATGA